The sequence CTCGCCGGGGGGCGCGGAGCCCGTGGCCGTGCCCGAGGGCcccccggcggcggcggcggcggcggcggcagcggcggccgCGCCCGCACCAAGCTGGTTCTGCTTGTGTAAATCCTCCAGGGCCTTGACGAAGCCCTCGGCGAACTCCTGCTCCTCGCTGGCCGCCACCTTCGGGTAGATGAACTGTGTGCTCGTCGGCGTGGTGGTGACCAGCCCGTTGGACTGGATGATGAGGCGCTCGAGCTCAGGGGAGGCCAGCTTCAGCAGCCCCAGGTCGGGAGAGGCGAGCAGGCCGTCGGGGGGTGCCGCGCTGGGGGCGCCGTCGGCGCGCAGGGGGGTTGGAGGCGGTGCGGCCGCAGGCTTCAGCGCCGCCGCCACCTGCTCACTCAGGCTCAGCGTCAGCGCGTCCTTCTTCATCATGCTGCCGGCCGCGGCCGTCGGGGGCGCCCCGGAGAACAGGCGGCCCGGGGACGCGAAGCTGCCGCCGCTGCCACTGGCGCCGCCGCCCAGGCCGCTCAGCGCCTCATCGCCGTAGAAGGGTGTTTCCATCCTCCGCCTCCCCCGCCGCGCCGGCCCGGGGGGGAGTGGCCGCGGCCTCCCGGGGGGCCCGCGTCCCCCCCGTCCGCTCGGCCCTGCGCCCGCCCCGGCCGCGgccgctgcgcccggccctcCGCTGGCGGCGGCTCCTGCGCCGCGCCGCTCGTGCGCCCTCTTATAGCCTCGGCTCGGCGCGATGAGCTCACCGCCCCCGTTCGCCATTGGGTGCGGGTGACGTCGCTCATTTGCATGGAGGGGCGGGGCCAAGCCACCGACGCCCGCCCGGCAGTCGTTGCCGCGGCGACGCGCGGTAAACGGCACAACAGCGCGCTGCCTTGTGGGTTGACGTCATGGGGGCGGGTCGCGCGCCCGGGCCGGGTCACCCCGCCTCGGGACCGCTGTGTACGACCGATCTCCCCGGCGCCGCCTCCGCCAAGGCACGTCCCGGGTGGCGTGATGGGCCCGGGCCACCAGGCGCCTGCCCTCCCCGAAGCCCCGCCCCGTGTCCGCGCGTGGGGCCCCggccgggcgggggcgggggcgggggcgggggcggtgccGGCCTCCGGGGACTGGAGGGGGATGGGGTCCCGCATGGATAAATAACTCCTTGGCGCCTCCTGCTCTGCTGTGCTGCCAGCGCCTCCCCTAGCGCGCCTTCTGGAGGGGCTTTGTGCGGACTTGGGGCTGGAGGCCTGGTGGGGCTGTGTCCGGGGGCTCGCCGGGGGTGTGGGGCAGGTCTGCgttccccaccctccctccttccctccctccttccactccGCGTGTGATTGCTCAGGGAGAGaccggggaggggagaggagggtcGCCAGAAGTTGCTGGAAGCGCTTGGATCCCGATCGTTTTCACTGAGTGCGTTGTAGAATCAGGAGTCCGACTTCCTGcctttacagatgggaaactgggctcagagaggtggagtgACCATCCCCCGAGAGTTAGCTAGGAGTCAcagcagggccagggctgtgactAGGCCTGAGCTCTCATCCACCCTTAGAACCCTAGAACCTGGGAGTCCAGGCCCCTGCGTAGCCCCTTCTTTCCGCCGCCTACGTTTTAACCCCAGGTCTGCCAGGGCTGTGATGTCCTGGGCGAGGGTGCCCAACTCCAGGGGCTGGGCTGATGAGGCAGGAATGCCGGCTATAATTATTACCTGCTTGTTACCACTATCATGGCTGTTAGGGCTTAATGGGCCACTATTAAGACTGGCTGGGAAGGGGGTGTGAGGGAGGAGAGATGGACCCACCCCACCAATACTCACAAGGGATCCTTAGGACTTCTGGATCTGACCTACAGCCTCTGCATGCACCCCTCCAGCTCCCCACCTCTGTCTGGATGGAGCTCACACCCTCCTTTCCCTgaccttcccctccctctctctgatccttggcctcccagttgCAGGACTAATCctacctctgggcctttgcacgtGCTATGCCCTCTGCGTGGTACTCCCTTCCCCCAGGGCAAAGACTTCAGGAAGTGCCCCACCCCCAGACTTTATTCCTTTATTGTAGACTCTGAATCTACCAGAATGATGGAGTGGACCATAGACCCTTAAGGTCAGGGACATTGCCTATGCTGAGCCTGCTGACACAGCCTAATATAGAATGGATACTCGGTATTAAAGGTGAATgccgggctgggtgtggtggctcatgcgtgtaatcccagcaccttggaaggccgaggcaggcagctcacttgaggtcaggagttcaagaccagcctggccgaaatggtgaaactccatctgtaccaaaaatacaaaaattaaccgggtgtggtggtgtgcacctgtaatcccagctactcaggaggctgagacatgagaatcgcttgatcccgggaggcagaggttgcagtgagctgagattgtgccactgcactccagcctgggagacagagtgagactccagtctcaaaaaataaaaataaaaaaggcgaATGCAACAAAAGGTTGCTTGTGTGGGTGGTCTCTAGCCTCAGTTTGTCTGCCTGGCCAGTGGGCATTCGTTACTCCTTTTCTACTGTCCTTACtcacctggctctgcctccagctGGGCCCTGGGGCATGAAGGCCATAGGGGAGGCTGTCCTCATCGCCAAGAGAGGTGGCCTGTTGGTcgcgcggtggctcttgcctgtaatcccagcactttggaaggctgaagcaggcatctgaggtcaggagtttgagaccagcctgactaacatggtgaaaccctgtctctattgaaaatgaattaggctgggcgcggtggctcacgcctgtaatcccagcactttgggaggccgaggcaggcggatcacgtggtcaggagatccagaccatcctggttaacacggtgaaaccccgtctctactgaaaaatacaaaaaaaaaaaaaattagccgggtgtggtggtgggcacctgtagtcccagctactcgggaggctgaggcaggagaatggcgtgaacctgggaggcggagcttgcagtgatccaagattgtgccactgcactccagcctgggcaacacagcaagactctgtctcaaaagaaagaaaaaaaaaattagccaggcgtagtggtaggtgcctgtaatcccagctactcaggaggctaaggcaggagaatcacttgaacctgggaggcagaggttgcagtgagctgagattgcaccattgcactccagcctgggcaacagagactgcatctcaaaaaaaaaaaaagaaaagaaaaaaaataataggctgggcgaggtggctcacacctgtaatcagcactttgggaggctgaggcgggcaaatcatctgaggtcaggagttcaagactagcctggccaatatggcaaaaccctgtctctactaaaaatacaaaagttagccaggcgtggggagcgcacctgtaatcccagctgctctggagaaagtcaggagaatcacttgaacccaggagatggaggttgcagtgagctgaaatcatgccactgcactccagcctggccaacagagcaagactctgtctcaaaataataataataataaaaaagacctggccgggcatggtggctcactcctgtaatcccagcactttgggaggccaaggcggtggatcacgaggtcaggagatcaagaccatcctatccaacatggtgaaaccccatctctactaaaaatacaaaaattagctgggcatggcggcacacacctttagtccctactgctggggaggctgaggcaggggagttgcttgaacctgggatatggaggctgcagtgagccaagattgtgctattgcactccagcctgggcaacagagtgagaatccgtctcaataataataataataataggctgggcgcggtggctcacgcctgtaatctcagcacttggggaggccaaggcaggcggatcacctgagttagggagttcaagaccagcctgaccaacatggagaaaccccatctctactaaaaatacaaaattagccaggcatggtggcgcatgcctgtaatcccagctacttgggaggctgaggcaggagaatcgcttgaacccaggagctggaggtttcgatgagccgagactgcgccattgcactccagcctgggcaacaagagcgaaactctgcctaaataataataataataataataataataaagacctGGCCTGGCAGGCCTGGGATCCGAATTGCCAGGGCAGGGAACTGGGGCTGTGGGTTTGTTTTGTCTCTAGATGGGTTAGGAAGGTGTCTGTCTGCCTATTGgagtgtatgtctgtgtgtgcacctCAGGGAACTGGGGCTGTGGGTTTGTTTTGTCTCTAGATAGGTTAGGAAGGTGTCTGTCTGCCTATTGGAGTGTATGtatgtgcacctgtgtgtgtccATATTTGTGTTGTATGGACagacacaggtacacacacatagatacatacTCAGATCCGTGGGTCTCTGTGCTCTCTGGCCCAGGTTCTACCCTGGACAAAGAGATTCCTAGTGGGACAAGATCCAGCCCCCAGACCTGTAGCCAGCCCTTCCCTGGGAACCCGTCTCTGGGCCCCGTGCAGTGGGGCCAGAGTGGAGGAGATGGGCTTATGCCTCtccctgaggcaggagggtgagTGGGCAGCCTACAGAGGCCCTGCCCTGACCTTGGGCCTCAGCCTTGGCAGCTGGGGGGATGATCTGGTTAATTGTGGGCTGAGACAGCCTGAGCTGAGTGGAGCACTTTCCTGGAGGAAGGCAGGTGAGATGCAGAGGCCTGTTACCTCTTGGAGCCTGTTTTCCTTCATGAAAATTGAGCAAATAAGCCTACCTACTTTGTGGAGTATTGCGATTTTTATTGGATTTGAAGAAATAGTAAGgggtcaggccaggtgcagtggctcacgcctgtaatcttagcactttgggaggctgaggcggacagatcacaaggtcaggagttcgagaccagcctggccaacatagtgaaaccctgtctctactaaaaatacaaaaattagctgagcacggtggcgcgcgcctgtagtcccagctactcgggaggctgaggcaggagaatcacttgaacccagtagtaggaggttgcggtgagttgagatcgcgccactgcactccagcctgggcaacagagtgagactccatctcaaaaaaaaaaaaaaagaaagaaagaaaaaaatagtaagggGTCAATAAATGCTTTCTATGCTTGTATTATTTGGCCGAACGTAACTTCAGTTCTTTGGTTTTGAGTTCTCTCATCTTGGAATACCCTTACACTCTTggtgaactcctattcatccttcaaaacccacCACCAGTGCCCCCTTCTCCAAGAAACCCTTCCTGACCATGTCCCCTAGGACTGCCATCGATCCTCTCCATCTGGCTAAGACCTGTCTGTCCCCCATCtgtgtcttgttctgtctcctccATAGAAGGGGATGGAGAGGTCTTCAGGGCAGGATGGGGAAGGCCTCTTCTGGCCCCTAAGTGTGTGAAGCTGCCTTTGCCACCCCCAagggctccttttttttttttttttttttttttttgagatggagtctcactctgtcgcccaggctggagtgcagtggtttgatcttggctcactgcaacctctccctcccgggttcaagcaattttcctgcctcagcctccctaagtagctgggattacaggcagacgccaacacacccggctaatttttttgtattttttggtagagacagggtttcacgatgttggtcaggctggtcttgaatgcctgacctcatgatccgcctgcctcagcttcccgaagtgctgggattacaggcttgagccactgcacccagcctccctttttctttttctttttttttttttttttttttgagacggagtctcgctctgtcgcccagcccaggctggagtgcaatggcgcgatctcggctcactgcaggctccgcctcccgggttcacgccattctcctgcctcagcctcccgagtagctgggactacaggcgcccacaaccgcgcccggctaattttttgtatttttagtagagacggggtttcaccgtggtctcaatctcctgaccttgtgatccgcccgcctcggcctcccaaagtgctgggattacaggcgtgagccaccgcgcccggccccctttttctttttctttacgtTTTCTGTTGCTCCGCCTCAATTCCCTTTCccaccctctccttccttctcccagcCAGAGAGCTCTCCCGGACACCCCATTCCTGTCCTTCCATTGGTCCCAGCCCTGAACCTACAGCACCTGTTGGTCCAGCTCTGTCCTCCCAGAATGGGAGTTCCTCAGGGGCAGATCTGAAGCCACTTTGGACATATGGGCATGGAGTGTCTAATTCCATCAGCTAGTCCCACGCAATTAACTAGAGAGAACTTTCTTTCATTCACTCCACATACACTGATTGAGCACCTACAGTAAGCCAGGGGAAAGGGCACACATGAATGAGACCAACATCTGCACCTTTGTAGCCCCCCACACCAAGGGAGAGCCAGAGCAGCGCAGTTTTCAGGAGAATCAATGGTGTCCCCGCCATAGATGGTAATGGAGGGGGCTGATATTTTAGAGTCGGGTAATCTGGGAGGGGTGGCCCAGGATGTAACACCAAATGACAGACAAGCTGGACCTAATTGCCAAATACTGGGGGATCAGAGTGTTCCGGTAGTAGGAACAGCCAGTTCAAAGGCCCCAGGACAGGAGCCAGCTGGACACATTTCTAGAAGGTGGGGAGGCAGGTGGGACTGGATTGGGAAGCCAGTGAGTGccaaaggaagagaaggggagtGCCGAGGCCTCCACCTCTGCTCCGGAGGGATTTGTCTCCAAGGCAGTGAAAGTTGCAGATGAGGTTGGGGCAACAATAGGGCTTGGTCCCGGACTCTGCATTTTCACCTTTATCCCAGCAGCAGCTCCACCAGTGGCGAGGGACGTTATCCCACTTCTCAGGACAGTGTCTGGAGGGGGCAGGCGACGTGCCCAGAGTCGTACAGGCCAGGCCAGAGAGAACCCTGCGCTCCAAACAGAAACGGAACTTGACGCTGCGCTGCCACCGGGGTTTGAATCGCTGCGGCTGTAGTCCTTCCAAAGCGCAAAGAGATTTCTTGTTTATAGCAAcctgcaggccgggcacagtggctcacgccagtaatcccagcacattgggaggccgaggcgggagggtcgcttgagcccaggagtttgagaccagcctgagcaatctagcgagacctcttctctacaaaaataaaaaagttagctgggcatggtggtacatgcctgtggtcccagctacttgggagggtgaggtgggaggatcacttgggcccgggtaagttgaggctgcagtttaATTTTTAGTCTTAGTTGAACACCCAGAAACCAAAAATCACCTTGATAAATCGGAAAGCCCCAAAGAAAAACGAGTTAAGCAGGCAACCGCAGGGATGAGGTGGAGCCAGGCACTCAAGACCCCACAGCGGGGAGGTGGGGCTTGTGAGGATTCTAAACCGGCGCTTAGGACCCTTGGGCTGGTAGGGGCGGGGCTTGCAGGGAAAGTGCCCCGATGGGGACCCCCGGAGGGCGGTCGGGGGCCGGGCGCCAGACTCGGGCTGGGGGCGCTGTCTGGCCCAAACATTCCTGAGGATCAAGTTACCCGAGAAGGCTGAGGCCTCTCTGTTCCCCTCCTGCCAGGCTTCCGCCCTCTCCAGGAGCAGGAAACACAGTCTGTCCCCAGTCCAGCGCAGGTGTCTGCCCAGCCTCTCGGAGGGgacccaggccctgccctctggACTGGCACCGGATCCATCCTGCCTCACaaaaccattttacagatgaggaaactgaggcacagtcaGCCTCCCTTCAGCATTGATGGAACCAGATTGAACCTGGCTCTGCCAGCTTTATGACCATTTTTACTAACTGGGCAGGCCTAGAAGAATGGTTCAGTCAAGTGTTTGCTGATTGACCATCTAGAATCAGTCTCCAAAGCCTCTTATAGCACAAAGAGAAAAGAACTTCCCATACCACTTACCCTCCTACTCCACCCTAGGACAGGCAGGACCCCTGTACTTATCCAGCATGCATTTAATGTGCACTTCCTATATGCCTAGGCCTGGGTTAGGCCATTTCACAGGTAGATATTGGAAAACCAGAGGGTTTGGGAATCAGAGGGTGGTGAATTTGCTTTCTTTAGCCCAACTTCAGAAATTGGTTtgggccaggcaaagtggcttatccctgtaatcttagcactttgggaggctgaggcaggaggattgcttgaagccaagcattcaagaccaacctggtcaacgtAACAATacccctgtctcttaaaaaaaaaaaaaaaaaaagaggccggacgcggtagctcatgcctgtaatcccaccactttgggaggccggggcaggtggatcacaaggtcaggagatcgagaccatcctggctaacatgatgaaaacccgtctctactaaaaatacaaaaaaaaaaaaaaaattagccaggcgtggtggcgggcacctgtagtcccagctactcgggaggctgaggcaagagaatggtgtgaacccgggaggcggagcttgcagtgagccgagatcgcgcctctgcactccagcctgggcgacagatcgagattctgtctcaaaaaaaaaaaaaaaaaaaaaaaagataaattggttTGTAGTCtgagcagggtggctcatgcttgtaatcccagccctttgggttTCAGATGGATCtcatgagcccagaagttcaagagcagcctgggcaacatagcaagaacccaaATTAGCtggttgggaggccaaggcgggtggatcacaaggtgaggagatcaagagcagcctggccaacatggtgaaaccccatctctactaaaaatacaaaaattagctgggtgtggtggtgcgtgcctgtaatcctagctactcgggaggccaaggcaggagaatcacttgaacctgggaggcagaggttgcagtaaggttagatcgcgccactgcactccagcctgggcaacagagtgagaccctgtctcaaaaaaaaaaaaaaaagttggtttggttttttgtctctttcttggTTGTTTTGGACCAAACTCACATACCATCATTCATCGATTCaacaatgcctttttttttttttttttttgtggagacagtgttactctgtctcccaggctggtgtgcagtggtgcgttctcagctcactgcaacctctgcctcccgcattcaagcgattcttgtgcctcagccaccagagtagctgggattacaggcacctgccaccacaccgactaatttttgtagttttagtagagacggggtttctccatgttggccaggctggtctggaactcctgacctcaagtgatctgcctgcctcgacctccgaAAGTTCTGGGGCTATAgatgtgaggcactgcgcccggtGACCATGCTCTACTGGGTGCCCGCTGTGTGCTGGGCAGGTGGGGCCTCACCGCCTGGAGGTGATGTTCTGGGGGACTGGAAGCAAGGTCATTACAGAAGCATGCTGCAGGTTGGTCTCACGATTTTCCTTTAAGTTGGcccccttttctgtttttacttcagtaaatatatttcaaagggGAACCTTCATGTCACCACCAAGAATGGAAAACCAGTTTCTCTTGCTATAAATAGAAGGAAACCAAAAAACTATGAAATGAGAGCAAAGTCAGGCATTCCCGCCTCAGGAACATTCAGGGCTGGGGCTGGACCTCGAATGTCTGAGTCTTATCAAAGGCAGGGAAGCCCCAAGCAGAAGGGCAGGAGGGGCCACAGGGACCCACTTGGCGGATGCTCCAGTCCCGTGGgtcccagcacacagtaggcgctTGAGGAATGTGTGTTGATTTGTTAACATGGAACCCATTATTGTAGgtgcccccgccccccaccatGATGTGTGGGTTTCGCCTGCATCCGACCACATACTCGTGGCTTTTCTAGGTACTGAGCCATTTCCCCACTGACAGACTGAGGGTAGGGTAGTGCCTgaatggggaggggtgggggaggtggcagGCAGCTGCCTCTTGGGCAGGGGACCCCACGGGGGCCTCTCTGGGGAGGCTTCGTTTTGGTTTGGTGACATGCCAGGATGCAGCTCAGGAAAAACGTTTATTTGCAGCCTTGGGGCTGTCCCCACCCACGGTCCTGTGGGCCCCTGAGTCTGTCCACACTGAGATGTGGGCCCCTGTGGCTCGCCGCCCTCCCAGGCTGTCTGTGGCGTTTGaatcaatgaatgagtgaatgagtaaaggAATGAATGCAGTAAGTAGCATAATGGATGAGTTTGTGAAataatgaatggatgaattaaCGAATGAGCATAAGTATTCATGCTGCCAAGATGAGAAACCCATTCTCCaggcatgcttttttttttttttttttttttttttaagacggagtcttgctctatcacccaggctggagtgcaatggcgccatctcggc comes from Macaca fascicularis isolate 582-1 chromosome 19, T2T-MFA8v1.1 and encodes:
- the JUND gene encoding transcription factor JunD produces the protein METPFYGDEALSGLGGGASGSGGSFASPGRLFSGAPPTAAAGSMMKKDALTLSLSEQVAAALKPAAAPPPTPLRADGAPSAAPPDGLLASPDLGLLKLASPELERLIIQSNGLVTTTPTSTQFIYPKVAASEEQEFAEGFVKALEDLHKQNQLGAGAAAAAAAAAAAAGGPSGTATGSAPPGELAPAAAAPEAPVYANLSSYAGGAGGAGGAATVAFAAEPVPFPPPPPPGALGPPRLAALKDEPQTVPDVPSFGESPPLSPIDMDTQERIKAERKRLRNRIAASKCRKRKLERISRLEEKVKTLKSQNTELASTASLLREQVAQLKQKVLSHVNSGCQLLPQHQVPAY